One genomic region from Chlamydia poikilotherma encodes:
- a CDS encoding tRNA (cytidine(34)-2'-O)-methyltransferase, with product MKVVLYNPDIPQNTGNIGRTCVALGAELILVRPLGFSLLDKFVKRAGMDYWDKVDLSVVDSLDEALSGVDQNKVFCLSTKGSKYYGDVSLPMDGVYLFGSESKGLPEEVLKKYYNHCYYLPMKRGIRSLNLATTVGVVLFETVRQNNQSGCIHNVD from the coding sequence ATGAAAGTAGTTCTTTACAATCCTGATATTCCCCAAAACACGGGGAATATAGGAAGAACTTGTGTAGCTCTAGGTGCTGAATTAATTTTAGTGAGGCCCCTAGGGTTTTCTCTACTCGATAAATTTGTTAAGCGCGCCGGGATGGATTACTGGGATAAGGTTGATCTATCTGTTGTGGATTCTTTAGACGAAGCTCTATCCGGAGTAGATCAAAACAAGGTTTTTTGTCTTTCAACCAAAGGTTCAAAATACTATGGGGATGTTTCTCTCCCTATGGACGGTGTATATCTTTTTGGTTCTGAATCGAAGGGGTTACCTGAGGAAGTGCTAAAAAAATACTACAACCACTGCTATTACTTGCCTATGAAGCGTGGAATTAGGTCTCTGAATTTAGCAACAACTGTGGGTGTAGTGCTTTTTGAAACAGTCCGACAAAATAATCAGAGTGGTTGTATTCACAATGTGGATTAA
- the trxA gene encoding thioredoxin: MVKVVSAENFNSFITTGLVLIDFFAEWCGPCKMLTPVLESLATEVPSVLIGKLNIDDHPAPAEQYGVSSIPTLILFKDGKEIDRVVGLKDKDSLIKLINQHS; this comes from the coding sequence ATGGTCAAAGTCGTATCTGCTGAAAATTTCAATTCCTTCATCACCACAGGTCTAGTACTTATAGATTTCTTTGCTGAATGGTGTGGGCCTTGCAAAATGCTAACTCCCGTATTAGAAAGTCTTGCAACAGAAGTACCCTCAGTGCTCATTGGAAAACTAAACATAGATGACCATCCTGCACCAGCAGAACAGTATGGGGTTTCTTCAATTCCTACCCTAATTCTATTTAAAGATGGAAAAGAGATCGATCGTGTAGTTGGACTAAAAGATAAGGATTCTTTGATTAAGCTAATTAATCAGCACTCTTAA
- a CDS encoding DUF2709 domain-containing protein translates to MNISGSIKQKLLQFLGKQKAPELLATYLFYLEQALNINPVVFVRDKIIFKTPEDAIRILEEGKKIWRETEIQICSGKPEVNEHTKRIYICPFTGKVFADNVYADPQDAIYDWLSLCPQNTERQSGVRVKRFLVSDDPSMIKEYIIPPKEPIVKTVFASAITGKLFHSLPTLIEDFTSTYLRPMTLEEVQNQNKFQLEGTFLSLLQDALVEDKIAEFVESLADDTAFHVYISQWVDTEE, encoded by the coding sequence ATGAATATTTCTGGAAGTATCAAGCAGAAACTTCTCCAGTTTTTGGGAAAACAAAAAGCACCAGAATTGTTGGCAACGTATCTATTTTATCTAGAACAAGCTCTAAATATAAATCCTGTAGTTTTCGTTCGTGACAAAATCATTTTTAAAACTCCAGAAGATGCTATTCGAATTCTTGAGGAAGGCAAAAAGATTTGGCGCGAAACAGAGATACAAATTTGCTCTGGGAAACCAGAAGTTAATGAACACACAAAAAGAATCTATATTTGTCCTTTCACTGGAAAGGTGTTTGCTGACAACGTGTATGCTGATCCTCAAGACGCTATTTATGATTGGTTATCCTTGTGTCCTCAGAATACAGAGCGCCAAAGTGGTGTTCGTGTAAAACGTTTCCTTGTGTCCGACGATCCAAGTATGATCAAAGAATACATCATTCCTCCTAAAGAGCCAATTGTTAAAACTGTTTTTGCCTCTGCTATTACCGGAAAACTATTTCATAGCTTGCCAACACTTATAGAAGATTTTACTTCTACATATTTGCGTCCTATGACTTTGGAAGAAGTGCAAAATCAAAATAAGTTCCAATTGGAAGGTACTTTCTTATCTTTACTACAAGACGCTCTCGTGGAAGACAAAATTGCTGAGTTTGTAGAAAGCTTAGCGGATGATACAGCCTTTCATGTATATATTAGTCAATGGGTAGATACAGAAGAGTAA
- the tsaE gene encoding tRNA (adenosine(37)-N6)-threonylcarbamoyltransferase complex ATPase subunit type 1 TsaE has translation MGRYRRVTNSAQKTVDMGIELGKILPQGVVLLLFGDYGAGKTEFVRGVVQGYLGDAWDQEVASPSFSLLHVYGSELQRICHYDFYRIDAIGENQQDLFQDAEEEDVLCIEWPENITLPRFREIIQIQINVLITNQREVSIDASPSILLKLQKE, from the coding sequence ATGGGTAGATACAGAAGAGTAACCAATTCTGCTCAAAAAACTGTAGATATGGGTATCGAACTTGGCAAAATACTTCCTCAAGGAGTTGTTTTGTTATTGTTTGGTGATTATGGTGCAGGGAAAACAGAATTTGTGCGCGGCGTTGTACAAGGATATTTGGGGGATGCTTGGGATCAAGAGGTCGCTAGTCCTTCATTTTCTCTTTTACATGTGTATGGTAGTGAGCTGCAAAGAATCTGCCACTATGATTTTTACCGAATAGACGCTATCGGAGAAAATCAACAAGATCTTTTTCAGGATGCTGAAGAAGAAGATGTTTTATGTATAGAATGGCCGGAAAACATAACGTTACCGCGATTTCGAGAGATAATACAGATTCAGATTAATGTGCTAATTACTAATCAAAGAGAGGTGAGCATAGATGCCTCACCATCGATATTGTTAAAATTGCAGAAGGAATAA